One Candidatus Cardinium hertigii DNA window includes the following coding sequences:
- a CDS encoding sodium:solute symporter family protein, giving the protein MIQIDLLIIGLFLLVTLIIGLYYGRGIKTFQDYAVGNRKVSTMVITLSMIATIYDGGILHSRLEAYYRQGVYALLLDLSSALNLYLASRFIISRMKEFIGHASIAESMGSLYGPIVRMVSGLLGIMMAIAILAAQVKIALNITQKLLPGIHTWPIHSTIVWVSLVILYASFGGARSVAITDVYQFLLFGLCFPLLIFICLFYTNPETLGWQKLIDIPSFNIRKVFTWNDTLANVLACFILRSMIIFDPARIQRFYMSFSITQAIKVFNQTAISRIIIPLLFLSVAIALHVGNYNIESGYNVLYYIIDFAHFPGVKGIFITVIFALLMSTADSNLHAASVLFANDVGPFLSKRTKHLGKQPSIKVVRVASILIGLISLVVALHTTHVMHLLIDAAHIYGTTVAIPFIMACLGFRPRLMVVLCSICINAAIAITYICYNSAQGSILTNLNPFEAIVLEGQKAFVFLMVSACILLALHYLLPKLPGTGWIGIPDSSAWDLQNQITKRWWLTRMQRFKMFCTRSYRISVFPTQERTFVAVGCYTIINAIIALCFIQRQYFLPYVYLYMAVMALGTILALYPALHAYQKGGTPLLHNLWPMLLFLLLFIAPLQFAKLGHYSPMVCALWVSNLGLGIVLLSLETSSILLAVALGIHQAIPPYTTCLALASWGLSIELVLASMLITAAIIGLGIYKYLRDKATAKLNIIELTRTYEQRISLEAIYSQAHWARLDATAGGTLLREMGHALQEISEVLYKQNPTGLRNEIVSFNKKLQKFSDCLAWRAQEERSLKLNKKSIQPTPLESTILIVNQQILDLGEPLALLLRKQTDVAEIAVDPALLECLLLLNLWAISKSQQATDHIVTLTLAATTLQYGLATETAADLPSLTLPALAFRFSTDTSLPNLKPSYRITAMNANSTLPASEAQFYQLESKQIVEAHGGYVEIIESPTQVNCLYVFPLDGRKVMRFKTYDPADLVANKIAETAESLAQEQELIGLLTAQTTLKEELIQQTIAFIKKAHGLVRRKSGSPYYTHPMAVAKLLLEATQDPDTILVGLLHDIVEDTPVTLSQLELMYGSEVAAVVDQVTHYNTNGYPWKLDKVANKNILHQCRDIRVVQVKLADRLHNMRTLFARKPSDQQRIAQETLTFYIPWGKNHKAPQQWLAEMQRICEGIIAS; this is encoded by the coding sequence ATGATACAAATAGATCTCCTAATTATAGGTTTATTTTTACTCGTCACGCTTATCATCGGCCTATATTATGGCAGAGGCATTAAAACTTTCCAAGATTATGCCGTTGGAAATAGAAAGGTGTCTACTATGGTGATCACCCTCTCTATGATAGCAACCATTTATGATGGTGGGATTTTGCATTCTCGGCTAGAGGCCTATTATCGACAAGGCGTCTATGCGTTACTATTAGATTTAAGCAGCGCACTCAACCTTTATTTAGCTTCCAGATTTATAATCTCAAGAATGAAAGAATTTATAGGGCATGCATCCATAGCGGAATCTATGGGAAGTTTGTATGGCCCAATTGTGCGCATGGTTTCAGGGCTTCTGGGCATTATGATGGCTATTGCTATTCTGGCCGCTCAAGTTAAGATTGCTTTAAATATTACTCAAAAATTACTGCCTGGTATACATACTTGGCCAATCCATTCAACTATAGTTTGGGTATCATTGGTTATCCTATATGCTTCTTTTGGGGGCGCCAGATCAGTAGCAATAACAGATGTATACCAGTTCCTTCTTTTCGGATTGTGCTTCCCACTTCTCATTTTTATATGCCTATTCTATACAAATCCTGAAACCTTAGGATGGCAAAAACTCATAGATATACCATCTTTCAATATAAGGAAGGTATTTACATGGAATGATACATTGGCAAACGTATTGGCCTGTTTTATTTTGCGTTCCATGATTATATTTGATCCTGCTCGTATACAACGTTTTTACATGTCTTTTTCCATTACCCAAGCTATAAAAGTTTTCAACCAAACGGCTATAAGCCGCATCATAATACCGCTGCTTTTCCTCAGTGTTGCAATAGCCTTACATGTTGGTAACTATAACATTGAATCGGGTTATAATGTGCTTTATTATATTATTGATTTCGCCCACTTTCCAGGTGTTAAAGGCATATTCATAACTGTTATATTTGCCTTATTGATGTCCACTGCTGATTCTAATTTACATGCTGCTTCTGTTTTATTTGCCAATGATGTGGGGCCTTTTTTAAGCAAACGTACCAAGCATCTAGGCAAACAACCCAGCATTAAAGTAGTACGTGTTGCTTCTATTTTGATTGGCTTGATTAGCCTTGTGGTGGCATTGCATACTACCCATGTTATGCACTTATTGATTGATGCTGCGCATATTTATGGAACAACAGTTGCAATACCATTTATCATGGCCTGTCTGGGCTTTAGGCCGCGTTTAATGGTTGTCCTATGCAGCATATGTATCAATGCGGCTATAGCCATAACCTACATCTGTTATAATAGTGCTCAAGGAAGCATACTTACAAACTTGAATCCATTCGAAGCAATTGTCTTAGAAGGACAAAAAGCATTTGTCTTTCTTATGGTTAGTGCATGCATTTTATTGGCATTACATTATTTGCTTCCTAAGCTTCCAGGAACGGGATGGATAGGTATCCCAGATAGCAGTGCCTGGGATTTACAAAACCAAATCACCAAACGCTGGTGGTTGACACGGATGCAACGATTTAAAATGTTTTGTACAAGGTCCTATCGTATAAGCGTTTTCCCTACCCAAGAACGTACCTTTGTAGCGGTAGGTTGCTATACTATTATTAATGCCATTATCGCGTTGTGCTTTATTCAAAGGCAGTATTTCCTTCCCTATGTATACCTCTATATGGCTGTAATGGCTTTGGGAACGATCCTAGCGCTCTACCCAGCCCTGCATGCTTATCAAAAAGGCGGAACACCGCTATTGCATAATTTATGGCCTATGCTATTGTTTCTTCTGCTTTTTATTGCGCCCCTTCAATTTGCTAAACTAGGACACTATAGCCCTATGGTTTGTGCATTATGGGTTAGTAACCTGGGCTTAGGCATCGTTTTACTTTCGCTAGAAACAAGTAGTATCCTGTTAGCTGTAGCGTTAGGGATACATCAAGCTATACCGCCTTATACGACCTGTTTAGCTTTAGCTAGCTGGGGTCTTTCTATAGAACTTGTACTAGCTTCAATGCTTATAACGGCTGCCATAATAGGCCTTGGTATCTATAAATACCTACGAGACAAAGCAACCGCTAAACTTAACATTATCGAACTTACTAGAACCTATGAACAAAGGATTTCCTTAGAAGCCATCTATAGCCAAGCGCATTGGGCTAGATTGGATGCCACTGCTGGAGGTACCCTTTTACGAGAAATGGGCCATGCACTACAAGAAATCAGTGAAGTCCTCTATAAACAGAATCCAACTGGTTTACGGAACGAAATAGTATCCTTTAATAAAAAACTACAAAAATTCAGCGATTGTCTGGCATGGAGAGCCCAAGAAGAACGGAGCCTAAAACTTAATAAAAAATCTATTCAGCCCACCCCGCTTGAATCAACTATTCTAATAGTAAATCAACAAATATTGGACTTAGGGGAACCGTTAGCGTTGCTATTGCGTAAGCAAACAGACGTAGCTGAAATAGCAGTAGATCCCGCATTATTGGAGTGCTTGCTCCTCCTCAACCTATGGGCAATCAGCAAGAGCCAACAAGCTACCGATCATATCGTAACCTTAACCCTTGCTGCTACTACCTTACAATACGGCCTAGCAACAGAAACTGCGGCTGATCTCCCTTCCTTAACTTTACCTGCGCTGGCTTTCCGTTTTAGTACGGATACAAGCCTACCAAACCTAAAACCTAGCTATCGTATCACAGCAATGAACGCAAATAGTACCCTACCTGCTAGTGAAGCGCAATTTTATCAGCTAGAAAGCAAACAAATCGTAGAAGCCCACGGGGGCTATGTGGAAATAATAGAAAGTCCAACGCAGGTAAATTGCCTTTACGTATTCCCGCTGGATGGCCGTAAGGTTATGCGCTTTAAAACATATGATCCTGCTGATCTGGTAGCCAATAAAATAGCTGAAACAGCGGAAAGCTTGGCGCAGGAGCAGGAATTGATAGGGTTACTTACGGCACAAACTACGCTTAAGGAGGAGCTTATACAGCAAACCATTGCCTTTATTAAAAAGGCCCATGGTTTAGTACGGCGTAAATCAGGGTCCCCCTATTATACCCATCCCATGGCGGTGGCTAAACTGCTGTTGGAGGCTACCCAAGATCCAGACACCATCCTAGTGGGTTTGCTGCATGATATCGTAGAGGATACGCCTGTTACGCTATCTCAGCTGGAGCTGATGTATGGCAGTGAAGTAGCTGCTGTGGTCGATCAGGTTACCCACTACAATACCAATGGGTATCCTTGGAAATTAGATAAAGTAGCAAATAAAAATATACTTCATCAATGTAGGGATATACGTGTGGTACAAGTAAAGCTAGCAGATCGATTGCATAACATGCGTACCTTATTTGCTCGTAAGCCATCCGACCAACAGCGTATAGCGCAGGAAACCTTAACTTTTTATATCCCGTGGGGGAAAAACCATAAGGCGCCTCAGCAATGGCTAGCAGAAATGCAGCGCATTTGTGAAGGGATTATTGCTAGTTAG
- a CDS encoding sodium:solute symporter family protein: MLGHIDVMIIGLALMGTLVIGIYYGRGIKTFQDYAVGNRKMATSVLAISVIATIYGGGTLGVSLDQNYRQGFEILVMQSILVATILYLFSRLITPRMKEFMGHFSIAESMGSLYGSAARIITALLGIILAIAFLTTQIKIGFEIMSMLFPKIISFQTYSTIFLTLLVIAYSTFGGARAVAITDVYQFLLFGLCFPLLIFVLLFFTEDLAAGWKKLTALPQFNPNKMCTGRTLTTLLLHFIPRLLVLAIPAYIQRFYMASSVGQAAKVLNKIVIAPCVIALLMFGVAAALHIRGDSIPTNQNVFHHILSLTYFPGMLGILVTAMIALLMSTADSHLHIASVLFTHDLWPFIAGFTKSHNYSLKIVRIASMGIGMISLLMVCHTTNILQLMYKTYYFYWPTVSVPFILACLGFRPRSLAVLLVMGLNIIIAAYCIFYQKQSIAYDQIIVPMIVSAGSLFALHYLLPKRPHTGWVGIPDSSAWDLQNQITKRWWLTRMQRFKMFCTRSYRISVFPTQERTFVAVGCYTIINAIIALCFIQRQYFLPYVYLYMAMMALGTILALYPTLHAYQKGGTPLLHDLWPMLLLFLLFIAPIQFAKLGHYSPMVCALGVSSLGLGIVLLSLETGSILLAVALGIHQAIPPYTTCLALASWGLSIELVLASMLITAAIISLGIYKYLRDKATAKLNIIELTRTYEQRISLEAIYSQAHWARLDATAGGTLLREMGHTLQETLLPIARNDPHKVENEIIRFNKKLQKFSDCLAWRAQEERSLKLNKKAIQPIPLELTILKVNQQILDLGEPLALLLRKQTPIPEIVVDPTLLACLLLLNLWAISKSQQATDHIVTLTLAATTLQYSLATETAADLPSLTLPALAFCFSTDTSLPNLKPSYSIVGMNANVTLPASEAQFYQLESKQIVEAHGGYVEIIESPTKVSCLYVFPLDGRKVMRFKTYDPVDLLANTLAETEESLAQEQELIGLLTTQTTLSAERIQQTIAFIKNAHGLVRRKSGAPYYTHPMAVAKLLLEATQDPDTILAGLLHDIVEDTPVTLSQLELMYGAEVAAVVDQVTHFNTNGYPWELDKLENKNILHQCRDIRVVQVKLADRLHNMRTLSARKPSDQQRIAKETLAFYIPWGTKHHVPQQWLAEMQRICEEVLAS; this comes from the coding sequence ATGTTAGGGCATATTGATGTAATGATTATAGGGTTAGCCTTAATGGGTACACTGGTCATTGGAATTTATTACGGAAGAGGTATCAAGACTTTCCAGGATTATGCTGTAGGGAATAGGAAAATGGCTACCAGTGTGCTTGCTATTTCCGTTATAGCTACCATATATGGTGGTGGAACCCTGGGGGTTAGCCTGGATCAGAACTATCGACAAGGCTTTGAAATACTTGTTATGCAATCCATTTTAGTGGCTACCATCCTCTATCTTTTTTCCAGGCTTATCACGCCAAGAATGAAGGAATTCATGGGGCATTTTTCTATAGCAGAATCTATGGGAAGTTTATATGGATCAGCCGCTCGCATCATTACCGCCCTACTTGGTATTATCCTAGCTATCGCTTTTTTAACCACTCAAATCAAGATTGGTTTTGAAATAATGTCCATGCTGTTTCCTAAAATAATATCCTTTCAAACTTATTCAACTATATTTTTAACCTTATTGGTTATCGCTTATTCTACATTTGGAGGGGCGAGAGCGGTAGCCATAACCGATGTCTATCAATTTCTTCTTTTTGGACTCTGCTTCCCTCTGCTCATTTTCGTTCTGCTATTTTTTACTGAAGATTTAGCAGCGGGCTGGAAAAAACTTACTGCTCTACCACAGTTTAACCCAAACAAAATGTGCACAGGGCGTACCCTAACAACTTTATTATTGCATTTTATACCTAGGCTTTTAGTCTTGGCTATACCTGCCTACATACAACGGTTTTATATGGCTTCCTCTGTAGGGCAAGCCGCAAAAGTGCTTAACAAAATTGTCATAGCTCCCTGTGTGATAGCTTTACTTATGTTTGGTGTTGCAGCAGCTTTACATATACGTGGAGATAGCATTCCAACCAATCAAAACGTTTTCCACCATATACTTTCCCTTACCTATTTCCCTGGTATGTTAGGCATATTGGTAACGGCTATGATCGCATTGTTAATGTCTACTGCTGATTCTCATTTACATATTGCCTCTGTTTTATTTACCCATGACCTTTGGCCTTTTATAGCCGGTTTTACCAAGTCGCATAATTACTCGCTTAAAATTGTACGCATCGCCTCTATGGGTATAGGGATGATCAGTCTTCTGATGGTATGCCATACAACCAATATTTTGCAATTAATGTACAAAACGTACTACTTCTATTGGCCAACTGTATCGGTTCCCTTTATACTAGCTTGCTTGGGATTTAGGCCTAGATCCCTTGCTGTGTTACTAGTTATGGGTTTAAACATAATCATAGCAGCGTATTGTATTTTTTACCAAAAGCAATCTATAGCATATGATCAAATTATCGTTCCAATGATTGTAAGCGCAGGCAGCTTATTTGCCCTTCATTACCTGCTTCCCAAACGTCCCCATACCGGTTGGGTAGGTATCCCAGATAGCAGTGCCTGGGATTTACAAAACCAAATCACCAAACGCTGGTGGTTGACACGGATGCAACGATTTAAAATGTTTTGTACAAGGTCCTATCGTATAAGCGTTTTCCCTACCCAAGAACGTACCTTTGTAGCGGTAGGTTGCTATACTATTATTAATGCCATTATCGCGTTGTGCTTTATTCAAAGGCAGTATTTCCTTCCCTATGTATACCTCTATATGGCCATGATGGCCTTGGGAACCATCCTAGCGCTCTATCCAACCCTGCATGCCTATCAAAAAGGCGGAACACCGCTATTGCATGATCTATGGCCTATGCTATTGTTGTTCCTGCTCTTTATAGCCCCTATACAATTTGCTAAGTTAGGTCATTATAGCCCTATGGTTTGTGCATTAGGGGTTAGTAGCCTGGGCTTAGGTATCGTTTTACTTTCACTAGAAACAGGCAGTATCCTGTTAGCTGTAGCGTTAGGGATACATCAAGCTATACCGCCTTATACGACCTGTTTAGCTTTAGCTAGCTGGGGTCTTTCTATAGAACTTGTACTAGCTTCAATGCTTATAACGGCTGCCATAATAAGCCTTGGTATCTATAAATACCTACGAGACAAAGCAACCGCTAAACTTAACATTATCGAACTTACTAGAACCTATGAACAAAGGATTTCCTTAGAAGCCATCTATAGCCAAGCGCATTGGGCTAGATTGGATGCCACTGCTGGAGGCACCCTCTTACGAGAAATGGGCCATACCCTACAAGAAACTTTGTTGCCTATTGCAAGGAATGATCCGCATAAAGTAGAAAATGAGATAATACGCTTTAACAAGAAACTACAAAAATTCAGCGATTGTCTGGCATGGAGAGCCCAAGAAGAACGGAGCCTAAAACTTAATAAAAAAGCTATTCAACCCATCCCACTTGAATTAACTATCTTAAAAGTAAACCAGCAAATATTGGATTTAGGGGAACCGTTAGCGCTCTTATTGCGGAAACAAACACCCATACCTGAAATAGTAGTCGATCCCACGTTATTAGCATGTTTGTTGCTGCTTAACCTATGGGCAATCAGCAAGAGCCAACAAGCTACCGATCATATCGTAACCTTAACCCTTGCAGCTACTACCTTACAATACAGCCTAGCAACAGAGACTGCGGCTGATCTCCCTTCCTTAACCTTACCTGCACTGGCTTTCTGTTTTAGTACGGATACAAGCCTACCAAATTTAAAACCTAGCTATAGTATCGTAGGAATGAATGCAAATGTTACCCTACCTGCTAGTGAAGCGCAGTTTTATCAATTAGAAAGCAAACAAATCGTAGAGGCTCATGGAGGCTATGTAGAAATAATAGAAAGCCCAACAAAGGTAAGCTGCCTTTACGTATTCCCGCTGGATGGCCGTAAGGTTATGCGCTTTAAAACGTATGATCCTGTTGATCTGTTAGCTAATACCCTAGCTGAAACGGAGGAAAGCTTGGCGCAAGAGCAGGAGCTAATAGGTTTACTTACTACACAAACTACGCTTAGCGCAGAACGTATACAGCAAACCATTGCCTTTATTAAAAACGCTCATGGTTTAGTACGGCGTAAATCAGGTGCCCCCTACTATACCCATCCGATGGCAGTGGCCAAACTGCTGTTGGAGGCTACCCAGGATCCAGACACTATCCTGGCTGGTTTGTTGCATGATATCGTAGAGGATACGCCTGTTACGTTATCTCAGCTGGAGCTGATGTATGGCGCTGAGGTAGCTGCTGTGGTCGATCAGGTTACCCACTTCAATACCAATGGGTATCCTTGGGAATTAGATAAATTAGAAAATAAAAATATACTCCATCAATGTAGGGATATACGTGTGGTACAAGTAAAGCTGGCAGATCGATTGCATAATATGCGTACCTTATCTGCCCGTAAGCCATCCGACCAACAACGTATAGCTAAAGAAACCTTAGCTTTTTATATACCGTGGGGAACAAAGCACCACGTACCTCAGCAATGGCTAGCAGAAATGCAGCGCATTTGTGAAGAGGTCCTTGCTAGTTAG